The genomic interval CCCCGGCGACCTCGCCCAATCGTCCAACCGTGACGCGACCTCGGCCTGGCGAGCCTTCCTGACGAGGGCGTCACGCTCCGGACCTGGGGGAAGCGCCTCGGCATCAGATTGGAGCTGTTTGACCCAAGCGGAAAGTCTGTCTTGAAGGGTGAGCTGTTGCTTGAAACGACGCCGCTTGAACATGGCGCGCACCTTTCCCTGTGAGGAAGGCGGGAGCGCAATTGGCGTTCTCATCACCGGTAAATGCCACGGGCCGTGCGGTGATGGACGCAAGGTATCACCTTTGGGGGGCGGTTCCCATATCAAATGTTAACGCCGGAACAAAACGCACCAGCCCCCGGCGCAGGGTTTGAGAATCAAAAGGGGCCGCTGTGACGCGACCCCTTGCCGGTTGAAATTCTTGTTCGGGATGGGAAATGCCAGCCCCGGCGGATTCACCCTAGCGGTATTACGCTGCTGATGGGACTCCGGACAACTACCGTGTGAGACACTGTCCTAATTTGCCTCCGTGACGCCCTTGGGTCGATGCTGTCCTAATCAGGACAGTTGCACTGGCAGATTAGGACACCTGACAAAGTAACGCCGCCTGCTTGAAATGATCGCAGACGGCGTGGGTCCAGCCCCGAGAGGGTGTAATGCAAAATCCCGGATCAGACGATTGTGGGTGATTCATTTGGTCCCGTCTGTTCGGTAAGCAACACTCGCGGAGGAGAATGAGGCGGCCTCAGTGCATCTTGCGGCGGAGCTTCTTGACGATCTCCCGCAGATCGTTGGCGTACCCTTCAATGATCCGCCGCGCTTCCTCCAGCCGGGAGGGCCGGGGTTCTGGCACCTCGCTTTGTTTCTCGGGCTCGGTCATGGCCCAAAGCTCGAAGTTTAGACGGCGGGACCATTGAGTTAAATCAAGCGCTCGGTTTCATCCAAATGACGGAGCTGCATCGCGCGGTCCATGCAGCACCCTGCGGCGAGACACCGTTCAAAACAACTCGGACACCGGGGGGCGACTACCGGCAGCAGCGCCGCACGAAACGACCAAAGACATGCTCCTGATGAGGCGGTCCTAAGTCCTCTGCCGAACAATATCGATGACGAGCCTGGCACGCAGGACCGGCCCATCATCGTCGCGAACCTCGATGGACAGTTGACGGTCCGGGCTGTCCTCGCCCAGGCCGCGAGCGGCATCGCGAGCCATGTCTGCGAGGGCTTGGGCTGCTTCCACTTGGGCAGCCTTGATGCTGGGAAGCTCTAGCCCTTCCTCGTCCGGGGCGATGACGTCGGCGTCACGCATGTCGAAATAGTAACGCTTCATCAACCACCAATGCCCGGCGGTTCATGCCGTTCCTAAGTCTTCCCAGATGCGTTCGCCGCACTTGCACGGATAGAGGAGCAAGGTGCGAGCCTTGGTCAGGTCTGGGAGGGACTGGGCAAGGCGAGGGAGGGCGGCGCAGGTTGGACAGCGCGGGCCATAGTCCTGCGCCTGAAGTGCTCGCTTTGATGAAGGTCCCTTTGAAGAAGAGAGGGGAGGCCGCCAACTGAGGCGGCCTTGCTAGCGTCACTTGGACTCGTGCTCGTGACTATCGAGCATCTCAAGCTGCTTTGCCAAGCCGCTTAGGGTGTGCGCGATGTTGGTAAGCAGGGTGATCTTCTTGGTTGCGGTCCCTGCGATCTTGGCCTTGGCCTTGTAGTCTTTGGCGGCCTCACGACACTCGAACGCGTTTATCATTTTCGGGCCTCCGTCGATCCCAAGCATGTTCCGATTG from Bradyrhizobium arachidis carries:
- a CDS encoding DUF6894 family protein; the encoded protein is MKRYYFDMRDADVIAPDEEGLELPSIKAAQVEAAQALADMARDAARGLGEDSPDRQLSIEVRDDDGPVLRARLVIDIVRQRT